From the Malus domestica chromosome 17, GDT2T_hap1 genome, one window contains:
- the LOC139193423 gene encoding uncharacterized protein, which translates to MEKMSETMALSAMNDGAFWNLDKFDGTNFMRWKDNIRWMLMALNISYVLDPNLQPIPEPHDADTEQIIANRKKSEDDELMCRGHILNTLLNWLYNLFSTTHLQGKYGMLLKRSIHRRKKGTKKFIMFKFYEFTMTDGKSIVDQVQDLLLLITKLREVKIIVPDALQVGAIMSKLPPDWNKYRKQLLHMAEDISLQDLLKGIQIEEETRK; encoded by the coding sequence ATGGAGAAGATGTCTGAAACTATGGCTTTATCTGCAATGAACGACGGTGCTTTTTGGAACCTTGACAAGTTTGATGGAACCAATTTCATGCGCTGGAAGGACAATATACGCTGGATGTTGATGGCCCTGAACATTTCTTATGTTCTTGATCCAAATTTGCAGCCAATTCCTGAACCTCATGATGCAGATACTGAACAAATTATTGCCAACAGAAAGAAGAGTGAAGACGATGAATTGATGTGCAGAGGACATATCCTGAATACTTTGCTGAATTGGCTCTACAATTTATTTTCTACAACTCATCTCCAAGGGAAATATGGAATGCTCTTGAAGAGAAGTATACATCGGAGAAAAAAAGGTACCAAAAAATTTATCATGTTTAAGTTCTATGAATTCACTATGACTGATGGCAAATCCATTGTGGACCAAGTTCAAGATTTATTACTTTTGATCACAAAGCTTCGTGAAGTCAAAATAATTGTTCCGGATGCATTACAAGTAGGGGCTATCATGTCAAAATTACCCCCTGATTGGAACAAGTATAGAAAGCAGCTTTTGCATATGGCAGAAGATATAAGTCTCCAAGATCTCTTGAAGGGGatccaaattgaagaggaaactcgaaaatga